TCGGAGTACCGGTCCACGCGGAAGCCCAGCGACAGGGTCAGGCGCGGATGCAGGCGCCATTCGTCCAGCGCGTACACGGATATGAGCGAGCGCGTCGGCGCTTCCAGGGGGGCCACCACCGCCGGGCTCACGCTCTTCTGCTCCAGGCGCAGCTGGGCCTGTCCCTCCACGCCCACGGTGAGGCGGTTGCTGTCGAACAGGCCCGCCAGCAGGCGCGCCTCGGCGGTGAGCCAGTCCGCCGCGCCCGAGTCGGTGTTCGACTGCGACGTGTCACCGCCGTAGTTCCAGTGGCCCTGGTAGCGGCTGAGGTCCACGGCCCCGCGCAGGGACAGGAGGAGGTGTTCGGACAGGGGGCGCTCGTACTTGGCCTCCGCGAAGCCGCGCACGTCCTGCACGCGGGTGCCCTGCGCGCCCACCAGGGTGCCGTAGGGCGCGGTGGGCACGTCCTTGCTGCGTCCATGCAGCTGGGCCACGAGCGACAGGTTGCCCCAGCGCGCCCGCACCGAACCGGTGCCGGCCTTCTCTCCATCCAGGCCGGTGATGATGGGACCGGGGTCGCCCAGGCGGGTGGTGTCCGCGCCGTGGGACTTCATGCCCGCGAGGCTGAAGAGGATGGAGCGCTGCGAGTCCTCCCACGACGTGGTGGCATGCACCAGGGTGGAGCCCAGCGCGCCCACGGCGCCGGTGATCTCCAGCCGCCGGTCCAGGCCCAGGGTCTCGCGCGGGACGACGTTGATGACGCCGAAGAACGCGCCCGTGCCGTACAGCGCGCTGCCGGGGCCGCGCACGACTTCGATGCGCTCCACCTCCTCCAGGTCCACGCTGAGGTCGTGCGCCGCGTAGCCCTGGCCGGCCCACACGTCATTCATCGCGTGGCCGTCCCAGAGGATGAGGATGCGCGTGTTGAGGTCCCCGGGCGGGGAGAAGCCACGCACGCCCACGTAGGTGTACGTCCGGTCGTCGGTGAGGAAGAAGCCGCGCACGCCGGCCAGGGCCTCCGCGAGCGTGCGCCAGCCGAAGGCGCGCAGCTCCTCCGGGGTGAGCACGGTGGTGGAGGCGGGGGCCTCGTCCACGGACAGGAGGCTCTTGGACGCGGCGCGGACCGGGGGCGGCTCGTAGCGCAGGGTGGCGTGGACCTTCACTTCCTGATCGGGAATGACGGTGACCTTCTGGCGCACCGGGCGCACGTCGCGGCTCTCCACCTCCAGGACGTGTTCGCCCTCGGGGAGGGTGACGACGGTGGGGGTGAAGCCGGCGGGCCGGCCGTCCACGCGCACGGTGGAGCCGTCGTGGTTGGAGGTGACGACGACGCGGCCGGTGGGGCGGGTCTGGGCGCTCAGGGTGACGGCGAGCGGCAGGGTGCCTTCCGCCGGCACGTCGATGACGTACTGGCCGGGCGCGTGGCCGGGCGCGCGCACGTGGAGCACGCGCTGGCCTGGCGACAGGCGCAGCTTCGCGGGGATGCGGCCCAGCACGGGGCCGGTGGGGTTGTCGCGGATCTCCGCGCCCTCGGGGGTGCCGCTGATGTCCACCACGCCGGTGATGAGGGAGAGGTCCAGATCCACGGGGACCTCGCGGCCCCGGGTGACGGTGACGGTGGATTCAGCGGGGCGGTAGCCGTCCTTGCGGACCAGGACCTTGTGGCGGCCTGGGGAGAGCGCGAGCGTCTGGGGCGAGCGGCCCCGGCTGCCCAGGTCGGTGCGGTCGACGAAGACGTCCGCGCCCCGGGGGTTGGTGGTGACGCGCACCAGGGCGACCTTGGGGCGCAGCCGCTCCAGGGAGCGGTTGACCTCCGAGGCGTCCTCGGCGGGCAGGTCCTCCCCGAGCAGGTCATTGTAGTAGCGGTACGCCTCGTTGAACTTGCCCAGGGCCTCGAAGCAGCGCGCGATGTTGAAGAGCACGTTGCGGTTGGGCACCAGCCGGTAGCTGGTGAAGTACGAGCGCAGCGCCTCCGTGTAGTTGCCGTGGGAGTAAGCGTCGTTGCCCAGTTCGAAGGCGATGTCGGCTTCGTCCGCCGTGTTGTCCGCGAGTGCGGGACTGGCGGCGAGGAGCCACAGGGAGAGCAACCAGGGACCGAGGGGGAACGCACGCATGAGGACCCCGGCATTCTTCCCCCGATACGGTGTCAGGTCCATGACAGTGGAACCCGGCGGGGAAAGTCGGGGTGGGAGCACGCCGGGAGTGGGTCAGCGGGCGAGCGCCGCCGCCAGCCGCCGGGCCGAGGCTTCCAGTGTTTCCGTTGAAAGGTGCTCGCCGGGGGCGGCGTCGAACGCGCCCCGCCCCCGCAGGTGGGGCGGCGTGTCCGCGAAGCGGGGGACGAGGTGCAGGTGGAAGTGGCGGAGCACGTCACCGATGGCGAAGGCATAGACATGCTCCGCGCCCAGGGCCTCCCGCTGGGCGCGCATCACCCGGGCGGCGAAGGGGCCCAGCTCCCGCGACACCTCCTCCGCCAGGTCATACCAGCCGCGCACGTGCTGATCGCTGGTGAGCACCACCCAGCCGGGGACGGGGCTGCCCGAGGCCACCCCATGGAGCACCAGGCCGGGGACGCGCGCCAGGACGCCACCCGGTGGGTGGACCTCTCCTCGAACGATGGCGCAGCCCAGGCAGGGGTCGTTCACGTCTGACATGGCGAGTCATCCTCCTCGAAGGCGTTGGGTCGAAACTACCCCACCTTGACGTCACCGCCCTGGGTCGGGGAGTGTCCGATATCCGCCCTTGGGAAGCAGCTGGGGTGTGAAAATTCCGTCATAAATTCAAGGTGGGGACGATGAAGAAGCATGTGCTGATGGCCGTGTTGCCGCTGCTGGCTTGGGGGTGCGGTAGCCCGACTGACGCGGACAACGATGGTGTCGCGGACGGCATCCGGACTCCGAACAACGTGTCGGTGGTGGTGCCTTCGACGCCGAAGGGGACCGTGTCGGGCCAGGTGCTGGGCACGAACCTGCAGCCGCTGGAAGGCGTCACGGTGGCGATGACGATTGGCAGCCAGGCCACTGGCAAGACGGCGACCACGGATCCGAGCGGCAACTTCGTGATGACGGACGTGCCGGCGGGCGCGCAGGTGCTGCTGACGTTCAGCAAGAGCGGCTTCGCGACGCTGCGTGCGACGTCGACGGTTCCGTCGGCGGCGGGCACGGTGCCCATCAACAACGGCAACGCGAGCTTTGGTCCCGTGACGCTGGCGCAGCTGAACAGCACGCTGCGCTTCCAGGTGGTGACGCCGCAGGGTCGCCCGGCGGTGGGCGCGAAGGGCACGCTGGAGGTGGACCGCGCGGGTTCCATCCTCCTGAGCAACTACGACCAGGCCTCCTCCGTGGTGAGCCGGGTCATCGTGGAGGCCACGTCGGACGGTGAGGGCGTGCTGACGTTCAACGGCGTGCCCAGTGGTACGGAGATGGCGCGGCTGAACGGCAACTTCAACCTCTACGTGGCCCCGCTGGATGCGAACGGCGATGGCATCCCGGAGTCGGGTGGCTACGTGAAGAGCTACTCGGGCGCGGCCATCGTGGGCACCAGCGTGACGACGCTCGTCCCGCTGCCGTACGCGAAGCCGTCGAACGTGGCGCTCGCGGTCGAGGGTGGCAACGTGGCCAGCCTGAAGGGCGTGGACAATGACCCGCTGCGGAACATGGTGCGTCCGGGCGAGTCCATCTACGTGTACTTCAACCAGCCGGTGCAGCCGGGCTCGCTGCTCGTGCGCCTGACGGACGAGTACGCGAAGGAGTCGCTGCCGGTGACCTCCTCGGTGACCCTGGGTGGCTACTCGGCGATCATCACGCCGACCGGCGGCATCATCCAGGAGGGCAAGGAGTACAACATCTTCGTGCGCGCGGTGTCCGCCGAGGGCGGCACCAACTACAGCCGCACGGGCTTCTTCTTCGGGGGTGATCAGTCCACCCCGAAGGCCGTGAGCATCGCGGAGCTCCGTTACCAGGAGCAGTCCCTGCCGCCCGCAGCTGCAGCGACGCAGCTCAACACCGGCGAAGTCGTCTACGTGAACTTCAGCGTGCCCATCACGAAGCAGACTGGGACCTCCGTTCAGGTCTTCTTCGGTTCGGACATCGACAACAATGGCACGGTGGGTGGTAACTCCTACGGCGAGATCGGCAACTACAGTGGCCAGGGCTTCCCCCTGGACATCGCGGAGCCCGTGAAGCCCTACGCGACGCGCACTCCCGCCGAGCTGCCTGTCTTCACGATCCAGCCGTCTGGCTACAGCACCCGTTACTCATTCACCTATGGTGGTTCCGTCGCTCTCAACCCGAGCCAGATCCGGCTCGTCGTCGCGTTCAGCTACCTGGGGCCAGTTCAGGGCATCAACGATGTCTACGAGACCATCTGGGGACAGCCCCTCAACGTAGACCTGGAGGCGACGGGCATCGCCCAGCAGGCCGCGCCGACCCTGTAATCCAAATCACGACATCGTGAAGTAGTCGGGTTGAGCCATCACGGATGCCCCTGCGAAGCCCTGACTTCGCAGGGGCATTTTCGCTTCAGAGAGGCTCTCCTCTTCAGTGATGAGTCGCTGAAGACAAGCTTTGCGACTCCTATGGACGCCTGGGTGGGCATCCTGGTGCCTGCCACCTCGCAGGGGAGTTCATTGCGTGTCACTGGACGGATGAGATGTCTCGCGGATAGGACGCCCAGTCCCCGCGTAGAGACCCTAGGGATTCATCCGCTGCGGTATGCTCCGGCGAGAGACGCTGGGAGCATCGTGGATACGATCTTGCTTCAGGTGGGATTCATGCTCCCAAATCGGCTTTGCCTCGCGTTGTTCCTGTGGCTCCTTTCGTGTGCCTGCATCCAGATTCCTGATCTGGTGCAAGGTACTTCGCCGGATGCAGGAAGCCCGTATACGGGTCCCGTGCAACTCGATTGGTTGTCGCCCGCCTCGGATACC
This Corallococcus silvisoli DNA region includes the following protein-coding sequences:
- a CDS encoding TonB-dependent receptor domain-containing protein — encoded protein: MRAFPLGPWLLSLWLLAASPALADNTADEADIAFELGNDAYSHGNYTEALRSYFTSYRLVPNRNVLFNIARCFEALGKFNEAYRYYNDLLGEDLPAEDASEVNRSLERLRPKVALVRVTTNPRGADVFVDRTDLGSRGRSPQTLALSPGRHKVLVRKDGYRPAESTVTVTRGREVPVDLDLSLITGVVDISGTPEGAEIRDNPTGPVLGRIPAKLRLSPGQRVLHVRAPGHAPGQYVIDVPAEGTLPLAVTLSAQTRPTGRVVVTSNHDGSTVRVDGRPAGFTPTVVTLPEGEHVLEVESRDVRPVRQKVTVIPDQEVKVHATLRYEPPPVRAASKSLLSVDEAPASTTVLTPEELRAFGWRTLAEALAGVRGFFLTDDRTYTYVGVRGFSPPGDLNTRILILWDGHAMNDVWAGQGYAAHDLSVDLEEVERIEVVRGPGSALYGTGAFFGVINVVPRETLGLDRRLEITGAVGALGSTLVHATTSWEDSQRSILFSLAGMKSHGADTTRLGDPGPIITGLDGEKAGTGSVRARWGNLSLVAQLHGRSKDVPTAPYGTLVGAQGTRVQDVRGFAEAKYERPLSEHLLLSLRGAVDLSRYQGHWNYGGDTSQSNTDSGAADWLTAEARLLAGLFDSNRLTVGVEGQAQLRLEQKSVSPAVVAPLEAPTRSLISVYALDEWRLHPRLTLSLGFRVDRYSDLDTLPLTPRLSVIGRPYAQGLTKLVVGRAFRAPNVYELFYEDNLLTQRRPTHLNPETITTFEVEHSHDLSDELRVTVAGYHNRISQLVTLTTESAPTPGCGTTNAPTQCLVYTNNSGETLAWGAEAGLHWQPGRWLLVDLSYSYVTLRNASQDVVEAAPAHLASGRFLLPVGNGDMRIATQATYQSSRVPGVAGAAGGEALLVGFGVSGDYGRLRYFAGVNNLLDTRYAFIVSEDVSAGPVPQYGRTFNLQLTGSF
- a CDS encoding HIT family protein, which produces MSDVNDPCLGCAIVRGEVHPPGGVLARVPGLVLHGVASGSPVPGWVVLTSDQHVRGWYDLAEEVSRELGPFAARVMRAQREALGAEHVYAFAIGDVLRHFHLHLVPRFADTPPHLRGRGAFDAAPGEHLSTETLEASARRLAAALAR
- a CDS encoding carboxypeptidase-like regulatory domain-containing protein codes for the protein MKKHVLMAVLPLLAWGCGSPTDADNDGVADGIRTPNNVSVVVPSTPKGTVSGQVLGTNLQPLEGVTVAMTIGSQATGKTATTDPSGNFVMTDVPAGAQVLLTFSKSGFATLRATSTVPSAAGTVPINNGNASFGPVTLAQLNSTLRFQVVTPQGRPAVGAKGTLEVDRAGSILLSNYDQASSVVSRVIVEATSDGEGVLTFNGVPSGTEMARLNGNFNLYVAPLDANGDGIPESGGYVKSYSGAAIVGTSVTTLVPLPYAKPSNVALAVEGGNVASLKGVDNDPLRNMVRPGESIYVYFNQPVQPGSLLVRLTDEYAKESLPVTSSVTLGGYSAIITPTGGIIQEGKEYNIFVRAVSAEGGTNYSRTGFFFGGDQSTPKAVSIAELRYQEQSLPPAAAATQLNTGEVVYVNFSVPITKQTGTSVQVFFGSDIDNNGTVGGNSYGEIGNYSGQGFPLDIAEPVKPYATRTPAELPVFTIQPSGYSTRYSFTYGGSVALNPSQIRLVVAFSYLGPVQGINDVYETIWGQPLNVDLEATGIAQQAAPTL